The Glycine soja cultivar W05 chromosome 4, ASM419377v2, whole genome shotgun sequence genomic sequence AATTGGTTAGAGCATAGAAGTGGATATAGTGTTGAATgtgttaattaaatttctaaacTAGAAAGGAAAATAAGGAATTACTGGGTCCAAAGTGGTGCTCTAGGTTAACTCCCACATAGATGACACTGGAGAGATTGAGGAGCAGGTGGAAGAGTCCAGCATGCAGAAATGGAAATGTGAAAAGGCGCCATGTTTGATGATGCTCTGTCAAAAGGTTCCATCGAAGAGCTCCCATTTCATCTAACCTGCACTAACAACTCCACGTTAACCATCGATCCTACACACTAGAAGCAAGGATtaaggagaagagaaagaaattagCGTGGGAGTGACTGACTTGGACTGAGAAGGGCCCAAGAGAGGATTCTCGGGAAGAGGCTGGAAGGAGAACCTTCCGAGGGGTTGGAGAACGCAATCGCCGTGAGAATTGTTCCAGCAATCGTTGACGAGCATGGTGGCGATGAAAACACCGATTTGGATTATGACGAACACCGACACCACCCACGTGTCGCCGCGCCGCCGTCCTCTTCTTGATCTCATCAACGGAATCCTTTGGTCCGGTGCAGGAGAGAGCTTCACGTCAATGCATTCCGCCATCGCTGAAATTCAAGATTCTCTCTCCAAGGCGCCCCAGATTAGTTCGTTCACTTTGGCGGGaaatcaattcttttttttccttctctttaatGCTATTAATAGTATACTTTCTATGCTTACTAGCAACTGGATCCGTGGCGCAATGGTAGCGCGTCTGACTCCAGATCAGAAGGTTGCGTGTTCGATTCACGTCGGGTTCAAATGgatcattatttttctaatcttTTGGGCTATAGTAGTCctaacaaataaacaaattctAAAGTCTTAGTATTATTTTAcccatgtttttattattagggGAAAGAAAGTCACCAACCtctctaaataataaataaataaaacagaatTTAAGTACCATTCATAAAAAAAGTAACAGAATAGAAAACTAACAATATAGAAGTAGTGATTGTAGGTTAGAAGAAAAGTTTAAAaagtgatttaaaaataaaattatataatgaaatGTGGATAATAAATGGGGGTATTtcctttattattagttaaattaagAGTGAAAtgctaaatatttattttctatcattATAATTGGattcaaaattttcttaatctgtaaaataattttttcctaccagtgtttttcttaatttgtaaatacttatatgtttttaatgaaaactaAATAATATAGGGTAGGGTGAGCCCTAAAAAATGCTATTAATAGAGAAaacttgaattaatcttgatgTATTTATTAGCCCACAAATCAATCTATAATTTATAGCTTGGATTCTTTTTGTGATTAATAAACACCACGCAAATGCCACAACTACAAGATGCTGGTCCACGTTCTGTGAACTCTTCACCTTCACTCTTTTAGGTGAGTTATCTATCCCAACTCCGAACTTTTCAAAATGATAATCACGCACCCCTTTTCCCAACTTCATTCTTATTTTGTTAGACTCAATTTAAGATTTTTGGATGATGGGGAATGTGTCATAAATGATAATCTCTGCATGGATAGGTTTATGTTGATGCACGTGTTTCTGATAAGTGACTTGTGAATTTAGTAGATTTTGATGGATGCAGCAAAGGGATTGGAAGCTTCTGGGGAGACCCTTCGTGCAGAAGTGAAAACCTTTTTCGATTCTGCTCCTCCTTTGCAGAACAGTGATGAGATAACTCAGAAGTTGAATCAGTTCATTCAACGCAATTCTTCAGGTAATTTTCCTCctacaacattcaattttgcTTTTCACTTTTTATAAATGATGTTGGTTGGTTGGTTTTGGTTTCCCAGCTAGGAGAATTGTTTGTGTGACTTCTGGTGGCACCACCGCGCCATTGGAACAACGATGCGTTCGCTATGTTGACAATTTCAGTTCAGGTCACAGAGGGGCCACATCCACCGAGTATGTTGCACTTGCCTTGTTAATGTTGAATAAAACTTCTGcaaatctttattttaattctcttgtgAAGAATAGTTTGGTGGTTCTGTCGTAGGTATTTTCTGAAGGCTGGATATGCTGTTATCTTTCTGTACCGGAAGTGAGTTCTGGACCTGCAATGTAGCCTTGTCTTATGCTTTATTTATGTGGTGATtaactataaataatttgtacAGGAGAAGTTTCCAGCCATTTTGTAGATCCCTTCCTGATGATCCCTTACTTGAATGCTTCAAGCCCAACCATGAGTCCAACATTCAAGGTTTTAAGTTTctgttttcttctcttctcacaccattaaaaaaaaatataaaataatgattcaTGAAGGCTAACAAAAGTATATTTTCCTTATAAAGTATGCGCTTGCTATTTTCTTTGCTAGTCCTCTGACTACtcagatttttatttaattggctATTTTTTGTGACATACTGACATTGTTAATTAACATGcctacttcattttttttcttgggtTGCTATTTTATGCAAACACCTAAACTTGTCTTGATTTTGACGAATTTTGTTCTATACTTCAGTTTGCGAGGCTTATTCTGAAACAGTGAAGAGGGCTATCGTTGATCATCATACTGTATGATCTATAAATTGGATTTTGTGCTCTACATTTATCTTACTCTTTCTGTGATTTCAttgtcttttttaattaatggaaCATTAGTTATATTTGGATATAGTTATAGTCTCATTGGGGTTTTCATTCTACTGCAGGCAGTGGCAggtggtctcttgttgaaacttcCATTCAACACCATATTTGAGTATCTCCAGGTTGGCTTTAGTCGATGTGTGTAATTGTatgtattcatttgatgcaacAAATACTGAAATATCTTATACTGCATATGTTCTCATTCTGTCTGTCTGGGTGTTTACTGGTAATTGACCATGGAGGTGGATAAAATTATTGTATCTCCTGATTTTCATGTATTCGTTGATTGCAAGATGTTGAGCCACTTCTTGTTTTATTGTAACTTTTAGGTGTTTAATTAGTAGATTTGTCAGTGCTGATTAGTCATGGTTAATTGCCTTTTGTTTTTGCAGATGTTACAAACAATTGCAATGTCAATGAGGTGTATTGGTCCCCGTGCAATGTTCTATCTTGCTGCTGCAGTGTCTGACTATTATGTTCCTTGGAAGGAAATggtataaatacaaaatatgctTCCTTAGTTCTTCATTTCATGAAAGTTTTAATGCTGTATTGTCTTTAAAATTGGTTTACTTGGTTGTGCAATTGGCTAAGGGGAAAgggtttatgaataattttccaCTGCTGCTTGCATCAAATATATTTAGAGAATTTGCCTGTAGCTTCATGTGtgaacaactaaacataaaaaatgtcaCATCACTATTCTTGCTTCTATGTCAGTAAGGCTCCATCTGGTGGCCATGTTCTACACTAGTAGTACAACTTTTAAGGCAATAGCTTGCAATGCCCTAGAACTGGAAGCATTTTCTAGATGCTATTGGGTTCTTTTTCAAGTACCAAAATGTGTGGAACTGTTTTCATGTACCAAAAGTGTATGGAACTTTAAAATTCTTGAGGCTTTGGATTGATAAATACAGCGGAGAGATGTCAAAATAGGCAGGcatacatttattaaaaaaatagaagtttttCATATGGTtgattgtaaatgtaaaagttgCACTATAATGCTATGAGGTTGTAGCTATAAcatttcaatgaaaatatttacttaaGCAGGCAATGTCATCTTGATATATATTAGTCCTGCAGGTAGAGCACAAAATTCAGTCAGGATCATCTCACCTTTTGGATGTGAAACTAGTTCAAGTGCCAAAAATGTTGTCAGTGCTTAGGAAAGATTGGGCTCCTCTGGCTTTCTGCATATCTTTCAAGGTATTGatatatttagaaaaattaaaaggataaaaaacttttttatttccttttgattttgaaaaacagTTCTGCTAATCATTGCCCTGGATAGTTAAGGAATCAAGAAATGGGATTTCAAGTACAAAGTACAACATCTAATGCATGGAAACTTGAAAAACTTTGCTCTTGACTTGAAAGTTGtaatttccattttttattctttaggtAGTGGTTAACAAATCGGTTAAAAAATCTATATGGACCTATACCATTTTGACTAAATTGTAGTGATTACTAACATGGCAACAATGTCTTGATGTGGGAAAGTTTAGAGTTTTGCTCAAAAAACATGGGTTAAAATGACTTTAGTCTAACTGTGCATGGGATGATACCTTGCATATCAGCAAGTGTCCTTTTGGAAGATGTAGAAAATACACTAACACAATTAATACTCTCTTTGTCCCTAAATATAAGActcttttttcagttttatttgtCCCTTTTTATAGAAAGACTCTTTTCAAGTTgtcttttacattaattattttttgactcAAATacccttttattattttacaataaatcctatatgtttaaaagataaatacatTATCTCTCTTATAAGGATAGGATAAGAAGCATAgcatacattaattaattaggtgtgaaagcaattaattgaaaaaagagaaattcaGTCCCAATAAACTTAAGGGTAATTTTGGTAAAATAGTACAAATTGTTATCAAATTTAATGTTACTAATTATATTAACAAACTTTCTTAAAGAGTGTGAATTAGTTAAAAGAGTCTTATATTTAGGGACAGAGGGAGTACTAATTTTATAAAGGAACTGCATTTTCTATGTTTTTCACTAAAGAATTTGTAGAAATGAATATAAGCTGTTGGAGATCTGAGATATCATCCCTGGTGAGAGTATCAAAATACTTATTGATAGTGATTAGGTATTCAAGTTAGTGAGAggttattttgttgtttttttgccAACAGGCgtccaaatataaaattaaatgatgtaaTGACAAATAGTAACCGGGTTGACTAAGATTTACCTTTCCTCCTTGACTGGCAGTTAGAGACAGATTCAAACATTCTTCTAAATAAAGCTGGTGCAGCTCTTGAAAAGTACAAGATGCATGCAGTTGTTGCAAATGAACTCTCAACTCGCAAGGAGCAAGTGGTGGTTGTCACTAGTGCTGAGAAGGTTACTGTTCAGCGTGATAAGAGTCTGTCTGATAATGATGTAGAGAATCCCCTGATTAAACTTCTTTCGGAGAAACATGCCACTTACATTGAGGATTCTGGTAGATGAATCTAGGGAATGGATTTGGCTTCTCGTTGCAGTTTTGGACACTGCAACTAATTGCATCAATAAGTCATGATCATGAATAAAAAGGAGAAGAATTAGACAGTATGGACACAGGGCTGTAGAAGAAATGAAATGAGCAGAGACGACAGTTCTAACCATACCTTTGACAGACTTAGGCCATATATGAATGTTGTATTTCACTTGTCCTTCTTATCATTGTTAATTGGGATACCCCGTTtgtcatattaatttataatatcgaAGTTAAGATGTGTGTGGTGAAACTTTGGTACGTTTTTTTGGTTTTACTGGAATTGGTAGTTTAAGATGAACAGATACCATTAATCAACAGCAAAAGGATGATGTATAGTGAAATATTAACCCAGGGTCTGAGATGTGTAATTTACCATTATGAACACAAAGTTGTAATGTATTGTAATTTGTAAGGTTAAAACCACAGAagaattttattactttattgATCACTGGAATGTGCTGTCACCGAATACATGATGCGTGTTGACACTTCTGGCTATGAAAGTTATTTTACTATACAGTTTGTTCATATGTAATTACTACATATTTCGAATGGATCAAGATATGAGTATATACAATTTTCTCAAGCCCAGGGAGGCAGATGTCTACCACTCGTGGATTCCCTCATAATGTATCTTTAGTATTGGGATTTTGGGgttaaagaataaaacaaaCTAATCTATTATTGCTTTTgaataaatagtttaattaaatacttttttaataaatatttatttgataagcTCTTTGTAAAGAAAACCTTGTTCATTTTGTGTTGACtgtataaaatagtttttagcAAGGTTCTTTAcagaatttattaaataaaaaacttgtaAACGAAAACTTGATTGCTAGATAGAAatggattaattttttaaataaatttctctaTAGAATttgtttaaatactttttttataggCAAATAAGAATTATTATTAAGGACCAAACTTGGCACAAGGGGGTCAAAGTTtggaatttatttaaataaattaaagaacaattcaTAAAAATGCTATTAGTCACTTCAGTAAATACTATTGTCGGCACAAAAAGAAAATCCTTCACCGTTTCATTTTCTTCCCCCCAAAACACCCTTACAAAATAGGTTAACCTTTTTAGCTTGCACAATATTCAACAAGAAATTGTCCCATAAGTATCGCGCCGCAGAAATTACGTGGACGTTACTAGATCTTTTATCTCAGGCTTCTCCAAATTTCAGATCATCATTGTATTGAGCCATAACTgaaaatctaaaatctcatttgagaatggaaataacaaaatatatgtacatatatcttttgtaaataataataaaaaataattagattcGCTGAGGAAGACATCAAGGTATTGATCAAATATTAGGTATTGGTATTGGTATGTGGAAACAAAGCCCCATGTTGACTACAGTGCCTCATCACTATCTGAATCATCAAGCTCAAGACCTTCTGCTGCCAAGAGCCGGCTGATagtcttcttcttttcttcctcaGCCTTTCTTCGCATCAAATCTCTTTTCTTCAGTACAAGGGTGTGCCTTTTAAGGGTATTCGAGTAATATTCAGCCGAAGCCTTTTTTTCTCTTGCCAGAATCCTTCTTGCTTCATCTGGATCAATCTGAGATTTCGTAAAATAATTCCAATCAGATGCAAGGGAAAAAATGGAACACGACTCAGAGACA encodes the following:
- the LOC114410474 gene encoding phosphopantothenate--cysteine ligase 2-like: MDAAKGLEASGETLRAEVKTFFDSAPPLQNSDEITQKLNQFIQRNSSARRIVCVTSGGTTAPLEQRCVRYVDNFSSGHRGATSTEYFLKAGYAVIFLYRKRSFQPFCRSLPDDPLLECFKPNHESNIQVCEAYSETVKRAIVDHHTAVAGGLLLKLPFNTIFEYLQMLQTIAMSMRCIGPRAMFYLAAAVSDYYVPWKEMVEHKIQSGSSHLLDVKLVQVPKMLSVLRKDWAPLAFCISFKLETDSNILLNKAGAALEKYKMHAVVANELSTRKEQVVVVTSAEKVTVQRDKSLSDNDVENPLIKLLSEKHATYIEDSGR